In the Flavobacterium pallidum genome, one interval contains:
- a CDS encoding homogentisate 1,2-dioxygenase: MPIYHKLGDFPQKRHTQFEKPNGGLYYEQLFGTEGFHGHSSLLYHVHRPTQVKEINKSYSVEPKIAIGKNIKSLLFKGFELKPEADFLDSRKAMLVNRDCIIGLAAPQQSLTEYFYKNADADEMIFIHKGKGKLRTMMGNIPFEYGDYLIIPRGMIYQIQFETSENRLFYVESYTPFYTPKRYKNASGQHLEHSPFCERDFILPNELETHDEKGNFLIKIKKEGMMHEVVYATHPFDVIGWDGYNFPYGFSIHNFEPITGRVHQPPPVHQTFETAAFVVCSFCPRLYDYHPKSIPAPYNHSNIDSDEVLYYVDGDFMSRNNIEQGHITLHPKGIPHGPAPGAMERSIGKTVTEELAVMVDTFRPLMVTEEAMRLDDGQYYKSWVE; the protein is encoded by the coding sequence ATGCCAATCTACCACAAACTCGGGGATTTCCCTCAAAAGCGGCATACCCAGTTCGAAAAACCAAATGGTGGTTTGTACTATGAACAACTCTTCGGCACAGAAGGTTTCCACGGGCATTCTTCGCTTTTGTACCATGTACACCGCCCAACCCAGGTAAAGGAAATCAACAAATCCTATTCTGTTGAACCAAAAATCGCTATTGGAAAAAACATCAAATCATTGCTTTTTAAAGGATTTGAACTCAAACCTGAAGCCGATTTCCTCGACAGCCGTAAAGCCATGCTCGTGAACCGGGACTGTATCATCGGGCTTGCAGCGCCGCAGCAATCACTCACAGAATATTTCTATAAAAATGCCGATGCCGATGAAATGATTTTCATCCATAAAGGAAAAGGGAAATTGCGCACGATGATGGGCAATATCCCATTTGAATATGGCGATTACTTAATCATCCCGCGTGGTATGATCTACCAAATTCAATTTGAAACTTCAGAAAACAGATTGTTTTATGTAGAATCTTATACGCCATTTTATACGCCGAAGCGATACAAAAATGCCTCAGGCCAGCATCTTGAACATTCCCCATTTTGCGAACGCGATTTTATCCTGCCAAACGAACTCGAAACCCATGATGAAAAAGGCAATTTCCTGATCAAGATCAAGAAAGAAGGCATGATGCACGAAGTGGTATATGCGACGCATCCGTTTGATGTGATCGGTTGGGATGGCTACAATTTCCCTTACGGATTCAGCATCCATAATTTCGAACCGATTACGGGCCGGGTACACCAACCGCCTCCGGTACACCAGACTTTTGAAACCGCTGCATTTGTCGTTTGTTCATTTTGCCCGAGGCTCTACGATTATCATCCGAAATCCATTCCAGCGCCATACAATCACAGCAACATCGACAGCGATGAAGTACTTTATTATGTAGACGGGGATTTTATGAGCCGCAATAATATCGAGCAGGGGCACATTACTTTGCATCCGAAAGGCATTCCCCACGGACCAGCGCCGGGCGCCATGGAGCGCAGTATCGGAAAAACGGTTACTGAAGAATTAGCGGTAATGGTGGATACGTTCCGTCCATTGATGGTTACTGAGGAAGCGATGAGACTCGATGATGGGCAATATTATAAATCCTGGGTGGAATAA
- a CDS encoding septal ring lytic transglycosylase RlpA family protein: MKSKSIKALLMKYKTTIGLLALFATIFGFGFSGHEKSTAKFRQDRKIQTQKQQDSVKKAALSDSIKGIPKYKLVRKNGHASYYADKLNGRRTASGKRFDNNKYTAAHRKFPFGTKLRITNEANGKSVIVEVNDRGPFTKGRDIDLTKKAFMEIASSKYGGSLVVTIEEVQ; encoded by the coding sequence ATGAAATCCAAATCCATTAAAGCACTGCTCATGAAATACAAAACCACGATAGGGTTGCTGGCGTTATTTGCAACGATTTTCGGGTTCGGGTTTTCCGGACATGAAAAATCGACGGCTAAATTCAGGCAGGACCGCAAGATCCAAACCCAAAAGCAACAGGACTCGGTAAAAAAAGCAGCCCTGAGCGACAGCATCAAAGGAATTCCAAAATACAAACTGGTCAGGAAAAACGGGCATGCATCGTATTATGCAGACAAGCTTAACGGCCGCCGCACTGCCAGCGGAAAGCGCTTCGACAACAACAAATATACGGCAGCACACCGCAAATTCCCTTTCGGGACAAAGCTTCGCATTACCAATGAGGCCAATGGCAAATCTGTCATTGTGGAAGTCAACGACCGCGGGCCATTTACAAAAGGCCGCGACATCGACCTCACAAAAAAAGCTTTTATGGAAATCGCCTCTTCAAAATATGGCGGCTCCCTTGTAGTAACCATCGAAGAAGTCCAATAA
- a CDS encoding M23 family metallopeptidase — protein MKNIPLIIIAFLLLISCGKEAKQKPPATAKKPEPVIVEFGFKFNDFNVVQDTVVSGDTFGSLLEKENLGSLKVHEIVEKVKDSFDVRKMRAGKPYTLLRSKDPSKKLQVFVYQPDRTSYYVVDLRDSVITYKKTKPVSLKRRTIACALDGSLSETLERQKVHASLATDISKIYAWSIDFFKLQKGDRFAITFTERYINDTIYDGVENLEASFFEYKGKIIYAFPFKQDTTSLKVDYYDEDGKVLKNMFLKAPLKFVNITSRYAKNRFHPVQHVWKAHKGTDYAAPTGTPIMTTASGVVENTGYTAGNGNFVKVRHNRTYETQYLHMSKILVRRGQRVSQGDVIGRVGSTGLATGPHVCYRFWVNGAQVDALRLKLPNSEPMAVKYKPRFMKEMAPLKRELDSVAKLKLNM, from the coding sequence TTGAAAAACATCCCCTTAATTATAATCGCGTTCCTTTTACTCATTTCCTGTGGGAAAGAGGCAAAACAAAAACCTCCTGCAACAGCAAAAAAACCGGAACCGGTCATTGTTGAATTCGGGTTTAAATTCAATGACTTTAATGTGGTGCAGGATACCGTTGTAAGCGGTGATACTTTTGGAAGCCTGTTGGAAAAAGAGAATCTCGGCAGCCTGAAAGTCCATGAAATCGTCGAAAAAGTAAAAGATTCTTTTGATGTCAGGAAAATGCGTGCCGGCAAGCCCTATACCCTGCTTCGCTCGAAAGACCCCTCCAAAAAGCTGCAGGTCTTTGTGTACCAGCCTGACCGGACCTCATACTATGTCGTCGACCTCCGCGATTCGGTCATTACTTATAAGAAGACAAAACCAGTTTCGCTTAAAAGACGTACGATAGCCTGTGCGCTGGACGGTTCCCTATCTGAAACGCTGGAGCGGCAAAAAGTACATGCTTCACTCGCAACGGATATTTCGAAAATCTATGCCTGGTCTATCGACTTCTTTAAATTACAGAAAGGCGATCGCTTTGCCATTACTTTCACCGAAAGGTATATCAACGACACGATTTACGACGGTGTTGAAAACCTTGAAGCTTCTTTCTTTGAATACAAGGGAAAAATCATTTATGCCTTCCCTTTCAAACAGGACACTACGTCTTTAAAGGTAGATTATTATGACGAAGACGGAAAAGTGCTCAAAAATATGTTCCTAAAAGCCCCGCTGAAATTCGTAAACATTACTTCGCGCTATGCCAAAAACCGCTTTCATCCGGTGCAGCATGTCTGGAAAGCGCATAAGGGAACAGATTATGCCGCCCCAACGGGAACGCCCATTATGACCACCGCTTCAGGTGTTGTGGAAAACACGGGTTATACCGCCGGAAATGGAAACTTTGTCAAAGTACGCCACAACCGCACCTACGAAACGCAATACCTCCATATGTCAAAAATCCTCGTAAGGCGCGGACAGCGCGTAAGCCAGGGCGATGTCATCGGCAGGGTTGGAAGCACCGGACTGGCAACGGGTCCACACGTATGTTACCGATTTTGGGTAAATGGTGCGCAGGTTGATGCACTCAGGCTTAAATTACCAAACTCAGAACCGATGGCTGTAAAATACAAACCTCGTTTTATGAAAGAAATGGCACCGCTTAAGAGGGAACTCGACAGTGTGGCGAAGCTGAAACTGAATATGTAG
- a CDS encoding septal ring lytic transglycosylase RlpA family protein, which produces MKSIRIFAVLFFLTLLSGCGSGKNASGSFYKRNVEVSYYADKFNGNKTASGEKFSNSKKTAAHRTLSFGTKIKVTNVANGKSVIVTINDRGPQKQSRELDLSKSAFMEITDNKNHGTLKVNMQIVK; this is translated from the coding sequence ATGAAATCCATCCGTATCTTCGCCGTCTTATTTTTCCTAACGCTACTTTCCGGTTGCGGTTCGGGTAAAAATGCTTCAGGAAGTTTCTATAAACGCAATGTTGAAGTATCGTACTATGCCGATAAATTCAACGGAAATAAAACCGCCAGCGGCGAGAAATTCAGCAATTCCAAAAAAACCGCTGCGCATCGTACGCTTTCCTTTGGCACCAAAATAAAAGTCACGAATGTTGCCAATGGCAAGTCGGTGATTGTCACCATCAATGACCGCGGGCCACAAAAGCAAAGCCGGGAACTCGACCTGTCCAAAAGTGCGTTTATGGAAATCACAGACAATAAAAACCACGGAACGCTAAAGGTAAATATGCAAATCGTGAAATAA
- a CDS encoding DUF3108 domain-containing protein gives MKKLMTVFLFVILTSFTTQKERAYDVGEYFKLRIHYGFVTAGYATLEVKEAVRNNKKIFHAVGRGYTTGMSKLFFKVDDNYESYFDRETGKPYQFVRKIDEGGYTKNQEGFFSQSEDEVTVKDYKNKTEKTFKVPDGVQDIMSTFYCLRNHPNVDKLKIGESISIDMFFDDETTKFKLKFMGKEDIKTKFGTIPTMIFRPYVQAGRVFKEQESLTIWISDDDNKMPIRIKASLAVGSIKADLEAFKGLKYPFTVKVKP, from the coding sequence ATGAAAAAATTAATGACTGTATTTTTGTTTGTAATCCTTACGAGTTTTACGACACAAAAAGAGAGGGCTTATGATGTCGGGGAATATTTTAAGCTGCGGATACATTATGGCTTTGTCACGGCTGGATACGCCACCCTTGAAGTGAAGGAAGCAGTGCGCAACAACAAAAAGATTTTCCATGCTGTCGGGAGAGGATACACTACCGGTATGTCAAAACTTTTTTTCAAGGTAGATGACAACTATGAAAGTTATTTCGACAGGGAAACCGGAAAGCCTTACCAGTTTGTCCGAAAAATTGACGAAGGCGGATATACCAAAAATCAGGAAGGTTTCTTCAGCCAGTCTGAAGACGAGGTAACAGTCAAGGATTATAAGAACAAAACCGAGAAAACCTTCAAGGTTCCAGATGGTGTTCAGGATATTATGTCGACATTTTATTGTTTGCGGAACCATCCGAATGTTGACAAGCTGAAAATAGGAGAATCCATTTCAATCGACATGTTTTTTGACGACGAAACCACAAAGTTTAAGTTAAAATTCATGGGTAAAGAAGATATAAAAACTAAATTTGGAACGATTCCCACCATGATTTTTCGCCCTTATGTGCAAGCAGGGCGCGTATTCAAGGAACAGGAAAGTTTAACCATCTGGATTTCAGATGACGATAATAAAATGCCGATCCGGATCAAAGCATCGCTTGCAGTGGGTTCCATAAAAGCCGATCTGGAAGCATTTAAAGGGCTGAAATATCCTTTTACAGTAAAAGTAAAACCATAA
- the hppD gene encoding 4-hydroxyphenylpyruvate dioxygenase yields MMKEVKSVEYGLEKIFEGAQDFLPLLGTDYVELYVGNAKQAAHFYKTAFGYQSLAYAGLETGVRDRASYVLKQDKIRLVLTTPLNSDSPINEHLKKHGDGVKVAALWVEDATSAFIETTKRGAKPFMEPTVEEDEFGTVVRSGIYTYGETVHIFVERKNYKGIFLPGYKVWESDYNPTPTGLKYIDHMVGNVGWGEMNTWVKWYEEVMGFVNFLSFDDKQINTEYSALMSKVMSNGNGRIKFPINEPAEGKKKSQIEEYLDFYGGPGIQHIAIATDDIIKTVTELRARGVEFLSAPPHAYYEAVPERLGEHMNMMKEDLSIIEKLAIMVDADEEGYLLQIFTKPVQDRPTLFFEIIQRMGAKGFGAGNFKALFESIEREQAKRGTL; encoded by the coding sequence ATTATGAAAGAAGTAAAATCCGTAGAATACGGACTCGAAAAAATATTTGAAGGCGCACAGGATTTCCTGCCGCTATTAGGAACCGATTATGTGGAGTTATATGTCGGCAATGCCAAACAGGCTGCACATTTTTATAAAACCGCTTTCGGCTATCAATCATTGGCTTATGCCGGATTGGAAACCGGCGTGCGCGACCGTGCATCTTATGTACTAAAGCAGGACAAAATCCGTTTGGTTTTGACGACTCCTTTAAATTCGGATTCTCCAATAAACGAACATCTTAAGAAACATGGTGACGGTGTCAAAGTGGCAGCGCTTTGGGTAGAAGATGCTACGAGCGCTTTTATAGAAACCACAAAACGCGGCGCAAAACCATTTATGGAACCTACCGTTGAGGAGGATGAATTCGGGACTGTCGTGCGTTCGGGAATTTATACTTATGGAGAAACGGTGCACATTTTCGTTGAGCGTAAAAACTACAAAGGCATTTTCCTTCCTGGTTATAAGGTTTGGGAATCTGATTACAACCCAACACCGACAGGCCTCAAGTACATCGATCATATGGTTGGGAATGTAGGTTGGGGCGAAATGAATACCTGGGTAAAATGGTATGAGGAAGTCATGGGATTCGTGAACTTCCTTTCATTTGATGACAAGCAAATCAACACGGAGTATTCTGCATTGATGAGCAAGGTCATGTCAAACGGCAACGGGCGCATCAAGTTCCCGATCAATGAACCCGCAGAAGGAAAGAAGAAATCCCAGATTGAGGAATATCTTGATTTTTATGGCGGACCCGGGATACAGCACATCGCCATTGCCACCGATGATATTATAAAAACTGTTACTGAATTGCGTGCCCGTGGCGTGGAATTCCTTTCCGCACCACCGCATGCTTATTATGAAGCCGTTCCGGAAAGATTGGGCGAACACATGAACATGATGAAGGAAGACCTCAGCATCATTGAAAAACTGGCCATCATGGTCGATGCTGATGAAGAAGGTTACCTGTTGCAGATTTTCACCAAACCCGTACAGGACCGTCCGACGCTGTTTTTTGAAATCATACAAAGAATGGGGGCAAAAGGCTTCGGGGCAGGGAATTTCAAAGCCCTTTTTGAATCTATCGAACGGGAACAGGCAAAACGAGGAACACTATAA
- a CDS encoding amidophosphoribosyltransferase, which translates to MSDKLNHECGIAFLRLKKPLAFYKEKYGTAFYGIQKMYLLMEKQHNRGQDGAGFASIKFDMEPGERYISRVRSNDAQPIQDIFAQINGRINDEMTAHPEYAEDVDLQKKHIPYIGEVFLGHVRYGTFGKNSIESVHPFLRQNNWMHRNLIVAGNFNMTNVTQLFNSLVELGQHPKEMADTVTVMEKIGHFLDDEVTDLYLECRNDGLSKREASPIIAEKLDIRKILKRASKGWDGGYAMAGLFGHGDAFVFRDPAGIRPAYFYEDDEIVVVASERPVIQTVFNVDFDKVQELQPGKALIIKKNGKVTEEEIIEPVTKKACSFERIYFSRGSDAEIYQERKDLGKLILPAVLKAIDEDTDNTVFSYIPNTAETSFYGMVEAAQDFLNQRKNKYILDNRKTLTKEKLEEILSVKIRTEKIAIKDAKLRTFITEDSSRDDLVAHVYDITYGVIKQTDNLVIIDDSIVRGTTLKMSIIKMLDRLKPKRIVIVSSAPQIRYPDCYGIDMAKLEGLVAFRATLELLKERNLYHIVDEVYVKCKAQEHKPDAEIVNYVNEIYAPFHPQEVSDKIAEMLSSETIKAEVKIIFQTVENLHKACPKNLGDWYFTGDYPTPGGNRVVSKAFMNFYEGKDARAY; encoded by the coding sequence ATGAGCGACAAACTCAACCACGAATGCGGCATTGCATTCTTAAGATTAAAAAAACCACTCGCCTTTTATAAGGAAAAGTATGGGACGGCTTTTTACGGCATACAAAAAATGTACCTGCTCATGGAAAAGCAGCACAACCGTGGGCAGGATGGTGCCGGATTCGCCTCGATAAAATTCGATATGGAGCCTGGTGAACGATACATCAGCCGGGTACGTTCCAATGACGCGCAGCCGATCCAGGATATTTTCGCCCAGATCAACGGACGGATCAACGACGAAATGACTGCACATCCCGAATACGCCGAAGATGTCGATTTGCAGAAAAAGCATATTCCTTATATAGGCGAAGTTTTCCTGGGACACGTGCGTTACGGGACTTTCGGCAAGAACAGTATTGAAAGTGTGCATCCGTTCCTGCGTCAAAACAACTGGATGCACCGTAACCTGATCGTTGCCGGGAATTTCAATATGACCAATGTCACGCAGCTTTTCAATAGCCTTGTAGAATTGGGGCAGCACCCGAAGGAAATGGCCGATACTGTAACGGTGATGGAAAAAATCGGGCATTTCCTTGATGATGAGGTGACCGATTTATATCTGGAATGCAGGAATGACGGGCTTTCAAAAAGAGAAGCGTCACCAATCATCGCAGAAAAACTCGACATCCGAAAAATTCTGAAGCGCGCTTCCAAAGGCTGGGATGGCGGTTACGCAATGGCGGGTCTTTTCGGGCATGGCGATGCGTTCGTGTTCCGTGATCCGGCTGGAATCCGTCCTGCTTATTTTTATGAAGATGATGAAATTGTCGTGGTAGCTTCCGAAAGGCCTGTAATCCAGACGGTTTTCAACGTGGATTTTGATAAAGTCCAGGAACTGCAACCCGGGAAAGCCCTGATCATCAAGAAAAACGGCAAAGTTACAGAAGAGGAAATCATTGAGCCGGTCACCAAAAAAGCCTGTTCGTTCGAGCGCATTTATTTCTCCCGTGGCAGCGATGCAGAGATTTACCAGGAGCGCAAAGATTTAGGAAAGCTGATCTTGCCCGCGGTCCTCAAAGCCATTGATGAAGATACCGACAATACTGTTTTTTCCTATATCCCAAATACGGCAGAAACATCGTTCTACGGCATGGTCGAAGCGGCGCAGGATTTCCTGAACCAACGCAAGAATAAATACATCCTCGACAACCGCAAAACCTTGACCAAGGAAAAGCTCGAAGAAATCCTTTCGGTTAAGATACGTACTGAAAAGATTGCGATCAAGGATGCCAAACTCCGCACTTTTATTACTGAAGACAGCAGCCGTGATGATTTGGTGGCCCATGTTTACGACATCACTTACGGCGTCATCAAACAGACCGATAATCTCGTGATCATCGATGACAGTATCGTTCGCGGAACTACTTTGAAAATGAGCATCATCAAAATGCTGGACCGTTTAAAACCCAAACGCATCGTAATTGTGTCGTCCGCGCCGCAAATCCGCTACCCGGATTGTTACGGGATCGATATGGCGAAACTGGAAGGCCTGGTTGCTTTCCGCGCTACGCTGGAGCTTTTAAAAGAAAGGAATCTGTATCATATCGTGGATGAAGTCTATGTCAAATGCAAAGCACAGGAACACAAGCCGGATGCTGAAATTGTAAATTACGTCAATGAGATTTATGCGCCATTCCACCCACAGGAAGTGTCGGATAAAATTGCGGAGATGCTGAGTTCGGAAACGATTAAAGCCGAAGTAAAAATCATTTTCCAGACCGTAGAAAATCTTCACAAGGCCTGCCCGAAAAACCTGGGAGACTGGTATTTTACAGGCGATTATCCCACGCCCGGAGGGAATCGTGTCGTCAGCAAGGCGTTTATGAATTTCTATGAAGGCAAGGATGCAAGGGCTTATTAA
- the dusB gene encoding tRNA dihydrouridine synthase DusB, with product MVKIGNIELPDFPLLLAPMEDVSDPPFRRLCKMHGADLMYSEFISSEGLIRDAIKSRMKLDIFDYERPVGIQIFGGDEEAMALSAKIVEAVNPDLIDINFGCPVKKVVCKGAGAGVLKDVDLMIRLTKAVISSTSLPVTVKTRLGWDEDSINIDEVAERLQDVGVQALTVHARTRAQMYKGHSDWTHIQRIKNNPRITMPIFGNGDIDSPEKALEYKNRFGLDGMMIGRAAIGYPWIFDEIKHYFKTGEHLPKPGMPERIEAASNHLKWAMEWKGERLGIVETRRHYTNYFKNIHGFKEYRQKLVTTDGADDLMKVFDEIRDAFADYQLS from the coding sequence ATGGTCAAAATCGGCAACATAGAATTACCTGATTTCCCGCTGCTGCTTGCCCCAATGGAAGACGTGAGCGATCCGCCTTTCCGCAGGCTGTGCAAGATGCATGGTGCCGATTTGATGTATTCGGAATTTATTTCATCTGAAGGACTGATCCGTGACGCGATTAAAAGTCGGATGAAGCTCGACATTTTTGATTATGAAAGGCCTGTAGGCATACAGATTTTCGGTGGTGATGAGGAAGCGATGGCTTTGTCGGCTAAAATAGTCGAGGCTGTAAATCCTGATCTTATAGACATCAATTTCGGTTGCCCGGTCAAGAAAGTCGTGTGCAAAGGTGCCGGTGCCGGAGTCTTAAAAGATGTGGATTTGATGATCCGCCTGACAAAAGCCGTCATCAGCAGTACCAGTTTACCAGTCACTGTAAAAACACGATTGGGCTGGGATGAGGATTCCATCAACATCGACGAAGTAGCAGAAAGGCTGCAGGATGTTGGTGTACAGGCACTCACAGTTCATGCGCGTACGCGTGCCCAGATGTACAAAGGCCATTCCGATTGGACGCACATACAGCGCATCAAAAACAATCCAAGGATTACGATGCCGATTTTCGGCAATGGCGATATTGACTCCCCGGAAAAAGCATTGGAATACAAAAACCGTTTCGGACTTGACGGCATGATGATCGGGCGCGCCGCTATTGGTTATCCGTGGATTTTTGACGAAATCAAACATTACTTCAAAACCGGCGAGCATTTGCCAAAACCAGGCATGCCTGAAAGAATTGAAGCCGCTTCAAACCACCTTAAATGGGCGATGGAATGGAAAGGCGAACGGCTTGGTATTGTAGAAACCCGCCGACACTACACAAATTACTTCAAGAATATACACGGATTCAAGGAATACCGCCAAAAACTGGTCACTACTGACGGCGCGGATGATTTGATGAAAGTGTTCGACGAGATTCGCGATGCCTTCGCAGATTACCAACTTTCTTAG
- the pgi gene encoding glucose-6-phosphate isomerase — MPLPNTNPEITSSWKKLSAHFAEMQGASMKKMFAEDISRPEKLSLEWNDFLVDYSKNIISEETMHLLRQLAEEVKLRDAIAQYFSGDAINQTENRAVLHTALRAPESANIMVDGENVMPEIYAVKNKIKTFTEEVIHGKRKGFTGKTFTDIVNIGIGGSDLGPAMAVEALKFYANHLAVHFVSNIDGDHVQEILKKINPETTLFVVASKTFTTQETLTNAETIREWFLKSATQQDVAKHFVAVSTNIQKVTDFGIDPHNIFPMWDWVGGRFSLWSAVGLSVALAVGFENFDKLLKGAQAMDDHFKNTDFEKNIPVTLALLSIWYNNFFGAESEALIPYTQYLQKLAPYLQQGIMESNGKSIDRAGNPVSYQTGTIIWGEPGTNSQHAFFQLIHQGTKLIPTDFIGFVKPLYGNEDHHNKLMSNFFAQTEALLNGKNESQVQAEFAKQNLSAEQAGFLLPFKVFNGNKPTNTLLIQSLTPENLGALVSLYEHKIFVQGVIWNIFSYDQWGVELGKQLANSILDEINSGEIKPHDASTEMLLKHFLTQK, encoded by the coding sequence ATGCCACTACCTAATACCAATCCCGAAATTACTTCATCCTGGAAAAAACTCAGTGCCCACTTTGCCGAAATGCAGGGCGCCTCGATGAAGAAAATGTTTGCCGAAGATATTTCAAGGCCGGAAAAACTGAGCCTGGAATGGAACGATTTCCTTGTGGATTATTCTAAAAACATCATTTCAGAAGAAACCATGCATTTGCTTCGGCAATTGGCTGAAGAAGTTAAGCTTAGAGATGCCATCGCGCAGTATTTTTCCGGCGACGCTATCAACCAGACTGAAAACAGGGCAGTTTTGCATACGGCATTACGGGCACCTGAATCAGCAAATATTATGGTTGACGGCGAAAATGTCATGCCTGAAATTTATGCCGTGAAAAACAAAATCAAAACCTTCACCGAGGAAGTCATCCACGGAAAAAGGAAAGGATTCACAGGTAAAACCTTCACTGACATCGTCAATATCGGCATCGGCGGTTCAGATTTAGGCCCGGCTATGGCTGTTGAAGCTTTGAAATTTTACGCAAATCATTTAGCCGTGCACTTCGTTTCAAACATTGACGGTGACCACGTCCAGGAAATTTTGAAAAAAATCAATCCGGAAACCACCCTGTTTGTTGTGGCTTCAAAAACTTTTACGACCCAGGAAACACTTACGAATGCTGAAACCATCAGGGAATGGTTTTTAAAATCGGCAACACAGCAGGATGTCGCTAAACATTTTGTCGCCGTGTCGACCAACATTCAAAAAGTGACCGATTTCGGTATCGACCCGCATAACATTTTCCCAATGTGGGATTGGGTTGGCGGCCGGTTTTCATTGTGGAGTGCCGTGGGATTGTCCGTGGCGCTGGCGGTTGGTTTTGAGAATTTTGACAAATTACTCAAAGGGGCCCAGGCCATGGACGACCATTTTAAGAATACGGATTTCGAAAAAAACATCCCTGTAACCCTGGCATTGCTCAGCATTTGGTATAATAATTTCTTTGGTGCTGAAAGCGAAGCGTTGATCCCTTACACACAATACCTGCAAAAACTTGCCCCGTACCTGCAGCAGGGTATCATGGAAAGCAACGGAAAAAGCATCGATCGTGCCGGAAATCCTGTCAGTTATCAAACGGGTACAATCATTTGGGGCGAACCGGGAACGAATTCACAGCATGCTTTTTTCCAGTTGATCCATCAGGGAACCAAATTGATTCCTACGGATTTTATCGGTTTCGTAAAACCATTATACGGTAATGAAGACCACCATAACAAATTGATGTCGAACTTTTTTGCACAGACAGAAGCTTTATTGAACGGAAAAAATGAATCCCAGGTCCAGGCCGAATTTGCAAAACAAAACCTTTCCGCCGAACAAGCCGGTTTCCTGCTTCCGTTTAAGGTTTTCAATGGCAATAAGCCGACAAATACACTGTTGATACAATCGCTTACCCCAGAGAACCTCGGTGCTTTGGTATCACTTTACGAGCATAAGATTTTTGTACAGGGTGTTATCTGGAATATTTTCAGTTATGACCAATGGGGTGTTGAACTTGGTAAACAGCTTGCAAATTCAATCCTTGACGAAATCAATTCCGGCGAAATAAAACCGCATGACGCTTCCACTGAAATGCTGCTGAAGCATTTTCTTACGCAGAAATAA
- a CDS encoding tryptophan 2,3-dioxygenase family protein: MNTTQTDELLNKIDAKFQALNQKTDTHLEGLLWSKPITYWDYIQTDALLNLQTQRTTLPDEMVFIMYHQVNELLFKMILWEIDQISESEKPQTDFFTERLMRISRYFNMLTTSFDIMGDGMEVEQYMKFRNTLTPASGFQSAQYRVIEFASTDLINLIDYRFRATIDRNTPFDHAFEHLYWQAAGKDYHTGKKSFLIEEFERKYKADFLRKMEHYNKTNIWQKFRQLPAEDQNNPELIAAMRHYDHTVNITWVMGHLNAAKKYIDSGRGNGEATGGSDWKKYMHPKYQRRIFFPELWSAEELASWGEEK; encoded by the coding sequence ATGAACACGACACAAACCGACGAACTTTTAAATAAAATTGACGCAAAGTTTCAGGCTTTAAACCAAAAAACCGACACCCATCTGGAAGGTTTACTTTGGTCTAAGCCGATTACATATTGGGATTATATCCAAACCGATGCCCTATTGAATCTGCAGACACAACGCACCACGCTACCTGATGAGATGGTATTTATCATGTACCATCAGGTGAATGAATTGTTGTTTAAGATGATCCTTTGGGAAATTGACCAGATTTCTGAAAGTGAAAAACCCCAAACGGATTTCTTTACAGAAAGACTCATGCGAATCAGCCGTTATTTCAATATGCTGACAACGTCATTTGATATCATGGGAGATGGCATGGAAGTGGAACAATACATGAAATTCCGCAATACGCTTACCCCTGCCAGCGGATTTCAAAGTGCGCAATATCGCGTCATCGAGTTCGCCTCGACCGATCTGATCAACTTGATCGACTACCGTTTCCGTGCTACCATTGACCGCAATACACCATTCGACCATGCTTTCGAGCACCTGTATTGGCAGGCTGCGGGAAAAGACTACCACACCGGCAAAAAATCGTTCCTGATCGAGGAATTCGAAAGGAAATACAAAGCCGATTTTCTGCGTAAGATGGAACATTACAATAAAACCAATATCTGGCAGAAATTCAGGCAACTTCCCGCCGAAGACCAAAACAATCCGGAACTGATTGCTGCGATGAGGCATTATGATCATACCGTGAACATTACCTGGGTGATGGGCCATCTGAATGCCGCTAAAAAATACATTGACAGCGGACGCGGAAATGGCGAAGCCACCGGAGGCAGCGACTGGAAAAAATATATGCATCCAAAATACCAGCGCAGGATTTTCTTCCCTGAACTGTGGTCGGCCGAAGAACTTGCCTCATGGGGTGAAGAAAAATAG